GGTGCGCCAGTGGGCGAGCAGGATGGAAAAAATCTCACGTGCCTGCGGACGATGCTGGCGCGCTTCGAACGCCGCGGTCTCCTGCAGCGAACGGCGCAGCACGAACAGAAATGGCACGATCGCGCAGCCAATGAAAAATGGGATTCGCCAGCCCCATGCGCCGATCTGCTGCGCGGACATCCATTGGTTCAGCGCATAGCCGATCGCCGCCGCCACGACGATGGCGACCTGCTGGCTTGCAGACTGCCAGCTCGTGTAAAAGCCCTTGTTACCGGGCGTCGCCATTTCTGCGAGATAGACCGACACGCCGCCCAGCTCCGCGCCCGCCGAGAAGCCCTGCAAAAGACGCCCGATCAGCACGAGCACGGGGGCGATCAGACCGATGGTCGCGTATCCCGGCACGCAAGCAATCAGGACCGTACCGCTTGCCATGATCGACAGCGTAACGATCAGTCCCTTGCGCCGTCCCACTCTGTCAATATAGGCACCGAGAAAGATTGCGCCGAGCGGGCGCATCAGAAATCCCGCGCCGAACACGGCAAAGGTGAGCATCAGCGAAGCGAACTCACTGGAGGACGGGAAAAAGATCTTTGAGATCGACGTCGCGTAGAAGCCGAACAGAAAGAAATCGAACTGTTCGATGAAATTGCCGCTGGTCACACGCAACACGGCGACAGCTCTCCTCATGGACGACACGCCGGGCGTAGCAGCGATCGGTTCTGTGCGGTTCATTATGTCTCCTGATTTTTGTCTTGTATGGGGTGACGGGCGCTCACGCGCCCGATCGACGGCTAATCCGAACTGAGGCCTAGCGTGTTGCGCTGCCGCTTCTCTATCGACGATTTGAGCAACGCTGCCGAACGGAAGATGCCGTGCGCAAACTTTCCGTACGGCAGCGTGGCGAACAGCGCCATCACGATGCCGAGGTGAATCGCGAGCAGTGAGGGCATCGCCGAGGTCGAACGCATGGCCAGCAGCGCGAGACCGGACGCGCTCGTCATAAGCAGCAGTGCGATGAAACCGCGGTCCATCGGACGCTGACGAACATCGCCCCGCTCGGGCACGCGTTTCAGGTTCAGCCACAGGAGTCCTGCTGGCCCGATGAGCAGCCCGATGCCGCCCGCCGTGCCCAGCAGTACGGGCGCGCTAAGCACCGGATAGGGCGCTTCCAGGCCGAATGCGTAGTGATAGAGCGTTGCGACGGCAGTGGCCGCGAAGCACAGCATGAAGCCGTAGAACGTCAGGTGATGAAAACGCCGCCGCGCCAACGTGAAGGCATCGTTCGCTTCGTTGCAGCCGTCGCCATGCCCGCCGTCCAGGTATTTGAGTGTCAGGGCGTGTTTTGCTGCTTCCGCAACGGCGGGTGCGCAAGCGCTCGCCGTTCCTGCGGACACATCGCGCCAGAAGCGCGTGACACCCACCCCGAGCGCGAGAATGGCGAACAGGAAAACGACGCCGAACATCGCTGCCAGCAGGTTGTGCGGGAAGACCGCATAGAAGTTTGCTGACGCGATATCCGCCGGGATACCACCGCCCAATATCGTGCCGAGCAGCAGGAACAGCGCGAGTCCTGCCGCCAGAGCAACCGACAAGGTCAGGCCGTTGCGCTTGTACAGCGCGCCGAAAGACGCCGGGAACGCATATTCGGTGTAAGTCTCGAGTCGGACCTCGGCCATTGCTTTGGGTACGTTCACGCCGAATTCGTGTGGCGGCGCGTATTGGCACGCGTGATAGCAGGCGCCGCAGTTATGACAGAGATTCGCCAGGTAATTGACGTCCGCTTTGCCGAATTCCAGACGACGCGTCATGGCCGGGAACACCGCGCAAAATCCCTCGCAGTAGCGGCAAGCGTTGCAGATTTGCATCTGCCGCGCGACTTCGGTTTCGCTTGCGCTCATCGCAACGATGGGAATCACGCGTGCCGTGCTTTCGCGCGACACATTTTTTTTCGATTCGATCGGCAACGCCGTGCGTTTGCGTTCGGGTGTGAGCGATTCAGACTGCTGCACTGGTGGCCTCCGTTGTTTCAAATGCTGCGCGCGCGGCCTGTGTGCCAGCGATGCGCCCGAAGGCGGTGCCGATCGACATGCCGACGCCCGCGGTATACCCCTTGCCGAGCACGTTTCCGGCCATCATTTCCCCAGCGACGAACAGATTCTCACTGGCGATGCCGCCGAAGTGAACCTGTGCGCGGTCGTTCGTCTTTAGTCCGAGGTAGGTGAACGTGATGCCGGGGCGCAGCGCGTATCCGTAGAACGGTGGCGTTTCGATGCGGCGGGCCCAATGGGTCTTGGGCGGCGAGAGACCTTCGGTATGGCAGTCGTCCAGTGCGGTGTGGTCGAAGGTGCCGTCGCGGCATGCGTTGTTATAGCGCGTGAGTGTTTCCATGAAACGCGCTTGCGGCAGCCCGAGCTTGCGGGCGAGTTCCGGCAGCGTGTCGGCTTTTTCGCCGGGAAACACCGGCGGCATGAAGCGGCCGATGGCTTTCGAGTCAATGATCGAATAACCGATCTGTCCGGGTTGATGCGCCACCAGCCGTCCCCAGATGGCGTAACGCTTCGGCCAGAAGTCCTCGCCTTCGTCGTAAAAGCGTTCGGCGTCACGGTTCACCACGACACCTAGCGATACGCAATCGATACGCGTGCAGATTCCGCCGTCGTACAGCGGCGCGCGTGCATCGATGGCCACGCAGTGTGACTGCGACGGGTCGCCGATCATGTCCGCGCCAGCGTCGCTCATGTGCTTGATGAGCACGCCCTTGTTGAAGCGCGTACCGCGAATCAGGAAGTTGTCGGCGGGCCATTCGCCGCGTTCGTTTTGTCCCCAGGCCTCGCGAAGCCATTCGCGATTCGATTCGAAGCCACCCGCGGCCAGCACGCAGGCGCGTGCCTCGAAGCGTCGGTTGCCGCCGCGTGCTGCGACGAAACGGCGACCATCGAGTTCTAGCGAATCGACGGGAGTGTCGTAACGAATGTCGACACCGAGTGCCTCGGCACTGCGGTAATACGCATTGACGAGCGCCTTGCCGCCACCCATAAAGAACGCATTGGTGCGCGCCACGTGCAGCGCACCTGACAGCGGCGGCTGAAATCGGACGCCGTGCTTCTGCATCCAGGGGCGGCAAGACGAAGACGCGCGGATCGTCAGTCGCGCGAGATGCTCGTTCGTGATGCCGCCTGTGACCTTCAACAGGTCTTGCCAGAACTCTTCTTCCGGATAGGCATCGACGAGAACGTCTTGCGGCGCATCGTGCATGCAGCGCAGATTGCGCGTGTGTTGCGAATTGCCGCCGCGCCATTCGCGTGGGGCGGATTCGAGAAGCAGGACCGAGGCGCCCGCTTCGCGCGCCATGAGCGCGGCGCACAGCGCGGCATTGCCTCCCCCGATTACGAGCACATCGACCATCAGACTTGTCTCCCTTTGGACAAATCGTAAAGGTCTCGTGTGCTCCTTCGCTACGACCTGGCCGTCAAGAGGTCTTCACGGTTTGTGAAGGCTGTGGCACCCGTAGCCGCGCACCGGGCCAGCGGCCCTCATCCACCAATCGACGTGCGACGTCGGCAAGCACCACGCGTGCTGCGAGCCCGGCAGGCGACAGTTCGTCATCGGAGATGCTGGCGAGCATGTTGGGGCGTGTGGCGTATTTCTCTGCGACGGGCACGCTCTTGAGCGTCCTGTTCTCGGGCCGCGCGAGTGCGGCGCCGGGCTGGATCGTCGCGCCGATGCCGGCGCGCACGAAATCCATCAGAAGCGCAAGACCGTCGACTTCTGCGACGATGTTGGGCTCGTATTCGGCGCGCCTGAACGCCGATAACAGCAGCGAACGTAACCCGTGCGAGCCGCTAGGCAGCACCAGCGGGAGTTTGCCAAGATGCTTCAGCCGAATGGACTTGTTTGCAGGCATGCCTTCGAGATCGCCCGCGCCGATGAGGAACAAGCGCTCGTCCAGCAGTGGCTGCACGCTCCAGCGCTGCGCGGGCGCTTCGCGGAACAGCACGGCGAGATCGATCTGACGCGCGCTCAGCATGGACGCAAGATTGCCGGAGAGGCTCTCGACCATGTGCAATCGCACGTCCGGGTAGCGCGAGCGCATGGCCTGCATGAACTCGACGCCCATCACGCTCGCCGTGCTGGGCGCCATACCGACGCTGACATGGCCCGAGAGACGGGCTGAACGTGCTGCCCGTGCGGCATCGTCGACATGACGCAGCGCGAGTTGCGCCTGCCGCCAGAAAGCCAGCCCTGCATCGGTCGGCACGACGCCGCCCGAGGTGCGTTGCAGCAGACGCGTGGACAGTTCTCCTTCGAGCCGGCTGATCTGCTGACTCAATGCCGAGGTCACTACGCCGAGTTCCAGCGCTGCCTTGCCCATGCTTCCGTGTTCGACGACGCTAAGAAAATAGCGTAGTTGTCTGAGTTCCATTCCGTACTCGGTCAGAGGGATTGGGTGGACATTTTGACAGAACCTCCCACAGCCATGCCAAGGGCGTCGCCGCCGGGCAAGCGCCAGGTGCGTCGCACATGGCCCCATGGGTATCGGTGCTCCGGGATCGGTCCACGATGGAGCGGGGCACAGCGGGGCACGTATGCGGTGACGGTTATGGCGAGGGTGACGCTTTGGTCGATATCGCTGCCGCGATCTGCGCGGCTGCGTCTTGCAGGGGCGGCACGAAACGCCGCACGGCCTCTGCGGGACTCACGGCCTGATCGAGATAGATCACGTTCAAACTGGCGAGAACGCGACCTTCGGATGGGATAGCGACGGCCACGGCCCCGATTTTTCGTTGGTCATGCCAGTCGCCATGATTCGAGCCAAAGCCGTTCTCGCGCGTTTGGCGTACGAGGTTGTGGATAAAGGCGTCGTCACTGGCAAAGCGTTGCTGCAACTCGCCCCCCGCGCCTGTGCGCAGCAAGTCGAGAATGTCTTCGCGCTCCGCGTCGGGACACATGCCGAAGTAGGCACGTCCGGCAGCGGTGAACAATATCGGCAGGCGTCGGCCGACCATCGCGCGGTGAAACGACAGGGGGCTGAAGCGATGTGTCGTCTCGCGAATGATCATGGCATCGCCATCGGGTGTGGTCAGGTCCGATGGCCATACGACACGCTGCATTAGCTGCCCCATGATCGGCGGGGCGATGGTGGCGACACGCTCGTCGTCGGTGAAGCCTTCGCTAAGGGAGCGCACGGCAAGTGCCAGCCGAAAGGTGTCGTCCGACGTGCTGCGTCTCACGAACCCTTCCTCCAGCAAGGTTTCGAGCAACCGCCGCACCGTCGTGCGATGCAGGCCCGTGGCTTCGCTCAGTTGCGCGGGCGTTGCGCGACCGCGCTCCATGGCGTTCATCGCGCGCAACACCAGTAATCCGCGCGATAGCCCTCGCACATTCGGGTACTTTCCCATCGAAAACCCCATATAAATCAATTATGTGCATTCTATGCACATTTCGACGAAAAAGTTGAGGGCGTTTCGCGATCTGCCTAGACTGCACAGAAAATCAGAGCGCTAACGGAGACACCGCCCCATCCGTGCGAACGACATATGCCGAAGGCGAGTCGTTTGACAACGGATCCTGGCCCGAGCCGGCCAACGAAGCGAAGACAAGCGGACACCGCGATCCGCCGCCGATTCACCGACAGCAGCACGCCATAAGTACGCGCGAGACATGCGCGGGGGCGCGCTTGTGCCTAAGAAACGTAAAGGAGCGAGACACATGACTGCATCCGTCAATGCGTCCAATGCCGTGACCGACATCACCACCGACGTCGCCATTGTCGGCGCCGGCCCAGTCGGGTTGATGATTGCCAACATTCTCGGTCTGCAAGGCGTACGCGTGACCGTCATCGAGAAGCTCGATCAGCTCATCGACTATCCGCGTGCCATCGGTCTGGACGACGAGGCGCTGCGTGTGTTTCAGGCGGTAGGCCTCACCGATGCGTTGCTCCCCCACACCACGCCCGACCACTGGATGCGGTTTCTCACGCGCGACGGAAATTGCTTTGCGTCGATTGAGCCACGCACCGACGAGTTCGGCTGGTCGCGTCGCAATGCGTTCATCCAGCCGCTGGCCGACCGCGTACTGTTTGACGGCCTGGCGCGCTTCGCGCACGTTCAGGTGTTGTTCGGGCACGGCGTGGAGGCCTGCACACAGGACGAACGCGGCGTCACGCTGACCACGCGCACCAGCGATGGCGAAATGCGCATAGTTCACGCGGCTTACGTCGTGGGCGCGGACGGCGGCAACAGCCTGATTCGTCGCCTGCTGCAAGTACCGTTCGAAGGACGCACCAAGCCGAACCAGTGGATCGTGGTCGACGTGCGTAACGACCCGGTTGGCACGCCCCACGTGCACCTGCATTGCGATCACGAGCGCCCGTATGTATCGGCGGCGCTGCCACACGGCATTCGTCGTTTCGAATTCATGGTGATGCCGGGGGAGACGGAAGAGGAATTGTCGAAGCCGGAAAATCTGGCCGCTCTGATCCGCAAGGTCGTCGCGTATCCGGAAAAGGTCGACTACATCCGCAAACGGGTCTACACGCACAACGCCCGGCTGGCCTCGACGTTCCGTGTCGGGCGGGTGCTGCTCGCGGGTGACGCCGCGCACATCATGCCGGTATGGCAGGGGCAGGGCTACAACAGTGGTATTCGCGACGCGAACAATCTGGGATGGAAGCTCGCCATGGTCGTGAAAGGCCAGTGCCATAGTGCGTTGCTCGATACCTACACGACCGAACGCCGAGCGCATGCGCGCGCGATGATCCACCTGTCCGAAGTCGCTGGCGACATCTTTGCCCCGACGACGCGCTTTGGCGTGCGCTTTCGCGATGCCTTCGTGCGCAGCTTCAATTGGTTTCCGTCCGTCAAGCGTTACTTCGTCGAGATGCGTTTCAAGCCGATGCCTCGCTATGAAGAGGGCGTGGTCCTGCTCCCACCCCCTACGAGCACCGGTGGATGGCTCGCGCGGCTGCTGGAGCGCTCGGGCAATTCGGCACCGGGCCGCCTGCTCGGACTGATGAGCCAGAAGCGCGACTCCTGGCTCGGCCGTTGGGTGTACGGCCGGGATCCGTCCGCCGACTCCCCGGCTGGGCGCTTGTTCATTCAGCCGCGAGTCCGAACCGTCGACGGGACAATCCTGCGACTTGACGACGTCATCGGCAATCACTTCGCCGTGATCGGCTGGGGCGCCGATCCGACATTCGGTCTGACGCCGGAAGCGCGCGTCGTTGCAACGAAGCTCGGCGTTCGCTTCGTGCTCGCCAAGCCTGACTCCCAGCTCAGCTATATGGACGACGTGCCTGACGGGGTCATTGCGATCGGCGATGCGCAGGGTCGTCTCAAAGCGTGGTTCGGTGCACGCACTCAGTCGGTGGTGTTGATGCGCCCGGACCGCTTCATTGCGGGCGTGTGCGGGCCGCAGGAAGTCTCGCACGCGCTTTCGCAACTCGCGCGTAAGGCCGCGCTCGCCGAGGACCCGATTCGTCTCGTCACGAACGAGGCGACGCCGGTGCCAGAGCGCATCGAAAACGACATTGCATTGGCCAGAGTGGCCGGAGCCTGAGAATGCCGATTCATCTCGAATGCCTGTCCCATACGCCGCTTCACGGATATTTTGACCCTGTCGATGAAGTGGTGTTGGAAGTGGGACGCGTACAGGCGGCTGCGCGAGAGCGTGTGCGCCAGTTCGACCCGGAGCTTGTGGTCGTGTTCGCGCCCGACCACTTCAATGGCTTTTTCTACGACGTCATGCCCGCGTTCTGTATTGGCGCAAAGGCCACGGCCATCGGCGATTTCAAGAGCCTGGCAGGCCCGTTGCCTGTGCCGTCGGACATCGCACATGCACTGGCTGAGCACGTACTGTCGGTCGATATCGACGTTGCGCTGTCGTACCGCATGCAGGTCGACCATGGTTTCGCCTACGCACTGGAGGTTCTGACAGGACGTCTGGACGCGTATCCCGTCGTGCCGGTATTCATCAACTCGGTCGCACCCCCGATGGCGACGCTTCGCCGCTCTCGGTTGCTTGGCGATGCGATCGGCCGCTTCTTCGCGCAAACGGACAAGCGCGTGCTCGTGATCGGCTCGGGGGGCATTTCGCACGAACCTCCCGTTCCCGAGCTTATCGGCGCGACCGATGAAGTGGCCGAGCGCCTGATCGCCGGACGCAATCCGTCGGCGGAATCTCGTGCCGCGCGTCAGGCGCGCACCGTTGCCGCGGCGAAGGCCTTTACGGCGGGCGACAGCCAAATGCATCCACTCAATCCGCAATGGGACCGTGAATTCCTCCAAATCCTGACGGAGGGCGACTGGCGCGCCGTCGACGCGATGAGCAACGACACGATTACGCAATATGGCGGCAAGTCCGCGCACGAAATCCGCACGTGGGTTGCCTCGTTCGCGATGCTCGCGGCCTATGGCGAGTACCGCGCGAGCGTCGATTACTACCGTCCGATTCCCGAATGGATCGCGGGCTTTGCAGCGATGCACGCTTTTCCGCAGCCAGCGTTGATTGCGGCGGCCTGATCAAGAGAAACAAGAGCGGAAGTGAGAATTTTCCAATGTCGAATGCCCAACTGATTCACCTGATTGCCGATCGCCTTCGTCAGGCGGAAGCCTCACGTCAAGCCGTCGCGCCTGTGCGCGGCGAGATTGCGCTCGACGACATGACGACCGCCTATGCGGTGCAGCAGCGCAATGTCGACACGCGCGTTGCCAGTGGCGAACGTATTGTCGGTCGCAAGATCGGCCTGACGTCGCGGGCGGTGCAAAAGCAACTTGGCGTGGACCAGCCTGACTTCGGCGCGCTGTTTGCTGGCATGGCGTACGGCGATGCGCAGCCGATGCCGCTTACCATTCTTATACAGCCGAAGGTTGAAGCAGAAATCGCGCTCGTGCTTGAGCATGACCTGGTGCACGAGAAGCACACATTCGCCGACATTCTTCGCGCGAGCGCCTACGCCGTGGCGGCTCTGGAAGTCGTCGATAGTCGCATCGAGGCGTGGAATATCCGCTTCGTCGATACCGTAGCCGACAACGCGTCGAGCGCGCTATTCGTTCTTGGTAGCCGACCCGTGAAGCTCTCGGACGTAGATCTCACGGACTGCGCGATGACGCTTTCGCGCGACGGCACGGTGCTGTCGCGCGGCGACGGCGCGGCGTGCCTTGGCAATCCACTCAATGCTGCCGTCTGGTTGGCGGATCGCATGGTGCAACTTGGCACGCCGTTGCGTGCCGGCGATGTCGTGCTCACCGGTGCGCTCGGGCCGATGGTGCCCGTCACGGAGGCGGGCACATTTGTCACCGAGATCGAGGGACTAGGCAGCGTACGCGCCGTTTTTGCGTGAGGCAGGTCGCGTCCGATATCCGATCCCTCGCCGTTAATGGGCAACACCGGCGTCGCCCGCCACGGCGGTGATTTCGCCGTCGACAACATGACCGCCATCAAGAGCGGATTTCGTAAATCTGGAGACTCAGCAATGAACGCATCATCCCAGGGCGTCGCGCCCTCGAAGGGAAGCCTCGCGACGATCGGTTTGTGTCTGGCCATCGCACTGCTCGAAGGCCTCGATCTGCAATCGGCTGGCGTGGCGGCACCACGCATCGCAAAGGAGTTCGGTCTGAGCGTGGCGCAGATGGGGTGGGCGTTCAGCGCCGGCGCCATTGGACTGCTGCCGGGCGCAGCGCTGGGCGGACGGCTGGCCGATCGCTGGGGCCGCAAACGCGTGCTGATGCTGTCCGTCGCGTTGTTCGGCATCTTCTCGCTACTTACGGCACACGTATGGAGTTTCGAGTCGCTGTTGACGGCACGTTTTCTCACCGGTCTGGGCCTCGGCGCTGCCATGCCTAACCTTATTGCGTTGTGTGCCGAAGCCGCGCCACAGGGGCATCGCAACATTGCCGTTGGCGCAATGTACTGCGGCATGCCTTTCGGTGCGGCGCTCGCCGCCGTCATCGGCATCGTCAGCCCGAGCGAGGAGGGATGGCGTCATGTGTTCTACGTCGGTGGCTTGGGTCCGTTGCTTATGGTGCCGTTGCTTGGTCTGTGCCTGCGCGAGTCCGCGCAGTTCGTCGAAACGCGCCTTGCGCGAACTTCGAATGCGGCATTGCCGAACGTGACGCCCGGGGTAACTCACGCGCTGTGGAGAGAAGGCCGCACGCGCACGACCGTTGCACTCTGGGTGAGCTATCTCGGCACGCTGATCGTGCTGTATTTCCTGATGAATTGGCTGCCGTCGATGGTCGTGGCCAACGGGCTGTCCCGCGAGCAGGCGGGCGTGGCGATCATGATGTTCAACATCGGTGGCGGCCTCGGCGCCATCGGAATTTCTAACGTGATGGACCGTTTTTCGCCGCGCTTGACGGTGATCGGTATGTATCTCGGCATTGCGCTGTCGCTGGCCGGGCTGTCGAGCGCTATCGGCGCGTTGACGATGGC
This window of the Pandoraea sputorum genome carries:
- a CDS encoding MFS transporter, giving the protein MNRTEPIAATPGVSSMRRAVAVLRVTSGNFIEQFDFFLFGFYATSISKIFFPSSSEFASLMLTFAVFGAGFLMRPLGAIFLGAYIDRVGRRKGLIVTLSIMASGTVLIACVPGYATIGLIAPVLVLIGRLLQGFSAGAELGGVSVYLAEMATPGNKGFYTSWQSASQQVAIVVAAAIGYALNQWMSAQQIGAWGWRIPFFIGCAIVPFLFVLRRSLQETAAFEARQHRPQAREIFSILLAHWRTVIGGMLLTAMTTTTFYLITVYTPTFGKSVLKLSTSDSLMVTLLVAASNFVWLPIGGAISDRVGRKPLLVTISVLTIFTAYPALSWLADAPSFARMLIVLLWFSFFFGMYNGAMVAALTELMPVEVRVAGFSLAFSLATALFGGFTPAISTYLIEALHDKAAPGYWLSFAALCGLCATLGLYRRRSSNETSLSGAGVREQVNG
- the tcuB gene encoding tricarballylate utilization 4Fe-4S protein TcuB; translated protein: MQQSESLTPERKRTALPIESKKNVSRESTARVIPIVAMSASETEVARQMQICNACRYCEGFCAVFPAMTRRLEFGKADVNYLANLCHNCGACYHACQYAPPHEFGVNVPKAMAEVRLETYTEYAFPASFGALYKRNGLTLSVALAAGLALFLLLGTILGGGIPADIASANFYAVFPHNLLAAMFGVVFLFAILALGVGVTRFWRDVSAGTASACAPAVAEAAKHALTLKYLDGGHGDGCNEANDAFTLARRRFHHLTFYGFMLCFAATAVATLYHYAFGLEAPYPVLSAPVLLGTAGGIGLLIGPAGLLWLNLKRVPERGDVRQRPMDRGFIALLLMTSASGLALLAMRSTSAMPSLLAIHLGIVMALFATLPYGKFAHGIFRSAALLKSSIEKRQRNTLGLSSD
- the tcuA gene encoding FAD-dependent tricarballylate dehydrogenase TcuA, whose protein sequence is MVDVLVIGGGNAALCAALMAREAGASVLLLESAPREWRGGNSQHTRNLRCMHDAPQDVLVDAYPEEEFWQDLLKVTGGITNEHLARLTIRASSSCRPWMQKHGVRFQPPLSGALHVARTNAFFMGGGKALVNAYYRSAEALGVDIRYDTPVDSLELDGRRFVAARGGNRRFEARACVLAAGGFESNREWLREAWGQNERGEWPADNFLIRGTRFNKGVLIKHMSDAGADMIGDPSQSHCVAIDARAPLYDGGICTRIDCVSLGVVVNRDAERFYDEGEDFWPKRYAIWGRLVAHQPGQIGYSIIDSKAIGRFMPPVFPGEKADTLPELARKLGLPQARFMETLTRYNNACRDGTFDHTALDDCHTEGLSPPKTHWARRIETPPFYGYALRPGITFTYLGLKTNDRAQVHFGGIASENLFVAGEMMAGNVLGKGYTAGVGMSIGTAFGRIAGTQAARAAFETTEATSAAV
- a CDS encoding LysR family transcriptional regulator, producing MELRQLRYFLSVVEHGSMGKAALELGVVTSALSQQISRLEGELSTRLLQRTSGGVVPTDAGLAFWRQAQLALRHVDDAARAARSARLSGHVSVGMAPSTASVMGVEFMQAMRSRYPDVRLHMVESLSGNLASMLSARQIDLAVLFREAPAQRWSVQPLLDERLFLIGAGDLEGMPANKSIRLKHLGKLPLVLPSGSHGLRSLLLSAFRRAEYEPNIVAEVDGLALLMDFVRAGIGATIQPGAALARPENRTLKSVPVAEKYATRPNMLASISDDELSPAGLAARVVLADVARRLVDEGRWPGARLRVPQPSQTVKTS
- a CDS encoding DNA-binding transcriptional regulator gives rise to the protein MGKYPNVRGLSRGLLVLRAMNAMERGRATPAQLSEATGLHRTTVRRLLETLLEEGFVRRSTSDDTFRLALAVRSLSEGFTDDERVATIAPPIMGQLMQRVVWPSDLTTPDGDAMIIRETTHRFSPLSFHRAMVGRRLPILFTAAGRAYFGMCPDAEREDILDLLRTGAGGELQQRFASDDAFIHNLVRQTRENGFGSNHGDWHDQRKIGAVAVAIPSEGRVLASLNVIYLDQAVSPAEAVRRFVPPLQDAAAQIAAAISTKASPSP
- a CDS encoding bifunctional 3-(3-hydroxy-phenyl)propionate/3-hydroxycinnamic acid hydroxylase; the protein is MTASVNASNAVTDITTDVAIVGAGPVGLMIANILGLQGVRVTVIEKLDQLIDYPRAIGLDDEALRVFQAVGLTDALLPHTTPDHWMRFLTRDGNCFASIEPRTDEFGWSRRNAFIQPLADRVLFDGLARFAHVQVLFGHGVEACTQDERGVTLTTRTSDGEMRIVHAAYVVGADGGNSLIRRLLQVPFEGRTKPNQWIVVDVRNDPVGTPHVHLHCDHERPYVSAALPHGIRRFEFMVMPGETEEELSKPENLAALIRKVVAYPEKVDYIRKRVYTHNARLASTFRVGRVLLAGDAAHIMPVWQGQGYNSGIRDANNLGWKLAMVVKGQCHSALLDTYTTERRAHARAMIHLSEVAGDIFAPTTRFGVRFRDAFVRSFNWFPSVKRYFVEMRFKPMPRYEEGVVLLPPPTSTGGWLARLLERSGNSAPGRLLGLMSQKRDSWLGRWVYGRDPSADSPAGRLFIQPRVRTVDGTILRLDDVIGNHFAVIGWGADPTFGLTPEARVVATKLGVRFVLAKPDSQLSYMDDVPDGVIAIGDAQGRLKAWFGARTQSVVLMRPDRFIAGVCGPQEVSHALSQLARKAALAEDPIRLVTNEATPVPERIENDIALARVAGA
- a CDS encoding 3-carboxyethylcatechol 2,3-dioxygenase; translated protein: MPIHLECLSHTPLHGYFDPVDEVVLEVGRVQAAARERVRQFDPELVVVFAPDHFNGFFYDVMPAFCIGAKATAIGDFKSLAGPLPVPSDIAHALAEHVLSVDIDVALSYRMQVDHGFAYALEVLTGRLDAYPVVPVFINSVAPPMATLRRSRLLGDAIGRFFAQTDKRVLVIGSGGISHEPPVPELIGATDEVAERLIAGRNPSAESRAARQARTVAAAKAFTAGDSQMHPLNPQWDREFLQILTEGDWRAVDAMSNDTITQYGGKSAHEIRTWVASFAMLAAYGEYRASVDYYRPIPEWIAGFAAMHAFPQPALIAAA
- a CDS encoding fumarylacetoacetate hydrolase family protein, translated to MSNAQLIHLIADRLRQAEASRQAVAPVRGEIALDDMTTAYAVQQRNVDTRVASGERIVGRKIGLTSRAVQKQLGVDQPDFGALFAGMAYGDAQPMPLTILIQPKVEAEIALVLEHDLVHEKHTFADILRASAYAVAALEVVDSRIEAWNIRFVDTVADNASSALFVLGSRPVKLSDVDLTDCAMTLSRDGTVLSRGDGAACLGNPLNAAVWLADRMVQLGTPLRAGDVVLTGALGPMVPVTEAGTFVTEIEGLGSVRAVFA
- the mhpT gene encoding 3-(3-hydroxy-phenyl)propionate transporter MhpT, whose translation is MNASSQGVAPSKGSLATIGLCLAIALLEGLDLQSAGVAAPRIAKEFGLSVAQMGWAFSAGAIGLLPGAALGGRLADRWGRKRVLMLSVALFGIFSLLTAHVWSFESLLTARFLTGLGLGAAMPNLIALCAEAAPQGHRNIAVGAMYCGMPFGAALAAVIGIVSPSEEGWRHVFYVGGLGPLLMVPLLGLCLRESAQFVETRLARTSNAALPNVTPGVTHALWREGRTRTTVALWVSYLGTLIVLYFLMNWLPSMVVANGLSREQAGVAIMMFNIGGGLGAIGISNVMDRFSPRLTVIGMYLGIALSLAGLSSAIGALTMACGAFFCGLFLVGGQSVLYSMAGQAYPTEIRGTGVGAAVAIGRLGSILGPLIAGQLFALGQSASMLVSSSIPLILIAAFAALTVVGTFEQRVVAGAVQPGR